A single genomic interval of Raphanus sativus cultivar WK10039 unplaced genomic scaffold, ASM80110v3 Scaffold1747, whole genome shotgun sequence harbors:
- the LOC108822471 gene encoding E3 ubiquitin-protein ligase At1g12760-like isoform X1 — protein MSTETTENSSSSARRLSSDAIDQSPLLSSGDENEGNNGGGGGGSGNGRRSVRRQGLREAARFLSRASSGGGRGATRERSVIVREAAAEQLEERQSDWAYSRPVVVLDIVWNLAFVSVAAAVLVMSRNEHPVMPLRVWLFGYALQCVLHMVCVCVEYRRRNRMRTNRRTPSSSSSSSSSMEEDALVSRRNSDEQLESEGSSSVAKHLESANTMFSFIWWIIGFYWVSAGGQELAQESPRIYWLSIVFLGFDVFFVVFCFALACVIGIAVCCCLPCIIAVLYAVADQEGASKEDIEQLTKFKFRKVGGVNKHAGDEAQEGIMTECGTDSPLEHTILQEDAECCICLSAYEDGTELRELPCGHHFHCSCVDKWLYINATCPLCKYNILKSSNLDREEV, from the exons atgtcaacgGAGACTACGGAgaattcatcatcatcagctcGCCGTCTCTCCTCCGACGCCATCGATCAATCACCGTTGCTTTCGAGCGGCGATGAAAACGAAGGAAacaacggaggaggaggaggaggttccgGGAACGGACGGAGATCCGTGAGGAGACAAGGGCTGAGGGAAGCGGCGAGGTTTCTAAGCCGGGCGAGCAGCGGCGGAGGACGCGGCGCGACGCGTGAGCGGTCTGTGATCGTGAGGGAGGCCGCGGCGGAGCAGTTGGAGGAGAGGCAGAGCGATTGGGCCTACTCGAGGCCCGTCGTGGTGCTTGACATCGTGTGGAATTTGGCGTTTGTCTCGGTGGCTGCGGCTGTTCTGGTGATGAGCAGGAATGAGCATCCGGTCATGCCGCTTAGGGTTTGGCTATTTGGGTATGCGTTGCAGTGCGTGCTGCATAtggtttgtgtgtgtgttgagTATAGGAGGAGGAACAGGATGAGGACTAATAGAAGGACTCCTTCTTCGtcgtcttcgtcttcttcctccatgGAGGAAGATGCTTTGGTTTCAAGGAGGAACTCAGATGAGCAGCTGGAGAGTGAAGGCAGCAG CAGTGTTGCGAAGCATCTGGAATCTGCCAACACAATGTTCTCATTTATTTGGTGGATCATTGGGTTCTACTGGGTATCTGCTGGTGGCCAAGAGTTAGCGCAAGAATCCCCGCGGATTTactg GTTGTCTATCGTCTTCCTGGGTTTCGATGTGTTCTTTGTTGTCTTCTGTTTTGCGTTGGCCTGCGTTATTGGAATTGCTGTTTGCTGCTGCCTTCCATGCATCATCGCAGTTTTGTACGCTGTCGCAGATCAG GAAGGGGCGTCAAAAGAAGACATTGAGCAGCTCACCAAATTCAAGTTTCGAAAAGTTGGTGGTGTCAACAAACACGCTGGTGATGAAGCCCAAGAGGGGATAATGACCGAGTGTGGTACAGATTCACCCCTTGAACATACCATTCTGCAGGAGGATGCA GAATGTTGCATCTGTCTCTCTGCGTATGAAGATGGAACCGAACTAAGGGAACTTCCTTGTGGCCATCATTTCCACTGCTCATGCGTAGACAAATGGCTGTACATAAACGCCACTTGCCCACTCTGCAAATACAACATCCTCAAGAGCAGCAACTTGGACCGTGAGGAAGTCTAG
- the LOC108822471 gene encoding E3 ubiquitin-protein ligase At1g12760-like isoform X2 has translation MSTETTENSSSSARRLSSDAIDQSPLLSSGDENEGNNGGGGGGSGNGRRSVRRQGLREAARFLSRASSGGGRGATRERSVIVREAAAEQLEERQSDWAYSRPVVVLDIVWNLAFVSVAAAVLVMSRNEHPVMPLRVWLFGYALQCVLHMVCVCVEYRRRNRMRTNRRTPSSSSSSSSSMEEDALVSRRNSDEQLESEGSSVAKHLESANTMFSFIWWIIGFYWVSAGGQELAQESPRIYWLSIVFLGFDVFFVVFCFALACVIGIAVCCCLPCIIAVLYAVADQEGASKEDIEQLTKFKFRKVGGVNKHAGDEAQEGIMTECGTDSPLEHTILQEDAECCICLSAYEDGTELRELPCGHHFHCSCVDKWLYINATCPLCKYNILKSSNLDREEV, from the exons atgtcaacgGAGACTACGGAgaattcatcatcatcagctcGCCGTCTCTCCTCCGACGCCATCGATCAATCACCGTTGCTTTCGAGCGGCGATGAAAACGAAGGAAacaacggaggaggaggaggaggttccgGGAACGGACGGAGATCCGTGAGGAGACAAGGGCTGAGGGAAGCGGCGAGGTTTCTAAGCCGGGCGAGCAGCGGCGGAGGACGCGGCGCGACGCGTGAGCGGTCTGTGATCGTGAGGGAGGCCGCGGCGGAGCAGTTGGAGGAGAGGCAGAGCGATTGGGCCTACTCGAGGCCCGTCGTGGTGCTTGACATCGTGTGGAATTTGGCGTTTGTCTCGGTGGCTGCGGCTGTTCTGGTGATGAGCAGGAATGAGCATCCGGTCATGCCGCTTAGGGTTTGGCTATTTGGGTATGCGTTGCAGTGCGTGCTGCATAtggtttgtgtgtgtgttgagTATAGGAGGAGGAACAGGATGAGGACTAATAGAAGGACTCCTTCTTCGtcgtcttcgtcttcttcctccatgGAGGAAGATGCTTTGGTTTCAAGGAGGAACTCAGATGAGCAGCTGGAGAGTGAAGGCAGCAG TGTTGCGAAGCATCTGGAATCTGCCAACACAATGTTCTCATTTATTTGGTGGATCATTGGGTTCTACTGGGTATCTGCTGGTGGCCAAGAGTTAGCGCAAGAATCCCCGCGGATTTactg GTTGTCTATCGTCTTCCTGGGTTTCGATGTGTTCTTTGTTGTCTTCTGTTTTGCGTTGGCCTGCGTTATTGGAATTGCTGTTTGCTGCTGCCTTCCATGCATCATCGCAGTTTTGTACGCTGTCGCAGATCAG GAAGGGGCGTCAAAAGAAGACATTGAGCAGCTCACCAAATTCAAGTTTCGAAAAGTTGGTGGTGTCAACAAACACGCTGGTGATGAAGCCCAAGAGGGGATAATGACCGAGTGTGGTACAGATTCACCCCTTGAACATACCATTCTGCAGGAGGATGCA GAATGTTGCATCTGTCTCTCTGCGTATGAAGATGGAACCGAACTAAGGGAACTTCCTTGTGGCCATCATTTCCACTGCTCATGCGTAGACAAATGGCTGTACATAAACGCCACTTGCCCACTCTGCAAATACAACATCCTCAAGAGCAGCAACTTGGACCGTGAGGAAGTCTAG